Genomic window (Equus asinus isolate D_3611 breed Donkey chromosome 8, EquAss-T2T_v2, whole genome shotgun sequence):
GCGGTTTCCCACGCAGTCCTGCGGAGTGGATTTCGAGTGCACAGCTGTAACTCGACGCCTGATTTCTtgttctttccccttcctctcgcTCTCTTCTAGGACCGTCACGACGGCACCAGCAACGGGACGGCACGGTTGCCCCAGCTGGGCACTGTAGGTCAATCTCCCTACACGAGCGCCCCGCCGCTGTCCCACACCCCCAATGCCGACTTCCAGCCCCCCTACTTCCCCCCGCCCTACCAGCCTATCTACCCCCAGTCGCAAGATCCTTACTCCCACGTCAACGACCCCTACAGCCTGAACCCCCTACACGCCCAGCCGCAGCCGCAGCACCCGGGCTGGCCCggccagaggcagagccaggagtctGGGCTTCTGCACACGCACCGGGGGCTGCCCCACCAGCTGTCGGGCCTGGATCCTCGCAGGGACTACCGGCGGCACGAGGACCTCCTGCACGGCCCCCACGGGCTTGGCTCAGGACTCGGAGACCTCCCGATCCACTCCTTACCTCACGCCATCGAGGACGTCCCGGTAAGAGGCCTCGCGCGCGCGTCGCGAGAGGGAATGCAGCCCCTACTCACCCAGCCCCAGAGAAGGTACCCGAACGTGCGGCCGGTGGGCCCGGGCTTTCCTCAGTggtgtttaccttttcaaaatttcatttcGCTTTTGGGGTGGAGGTTTTGAGGACCCACATAGAcaaccaaatttaaaaatttaaagtagttGAGAGTTCTGCTCCTAGAACAATGGTTCCTGGAGCTCCTTCAAACAATGCCTGCATTACCATTTCCATCAACACAGAAATAAATCAGACGAATGTCACCATCAACAATATCTTCCCCTCTCGAGGACCGTAAACTGTTTCGATTAGGTGAGGCTCTGATTCCACCGCTGAGTCTGGCATGGGGATTTCTCCCTGTCCTGGAAAAGACGTTCAGTTCAACCGAAAGAGCTCATGAAATGCCTTAGCAATTTAAAAGAAAGCTAAAAGATGCactaggaaaattatttttaccgATTTTGGAAGTACTAGTGATATCTAAAAGTTGTGTGTATACCTGACTGATTAAAGAATAGTTGAGCAGCAAATCCGAGCAAAGGGACATTAAAATACAGCCTTCTTCTCTTCCTAGGGGTGCtaaatgctgacctcataaatcATTAGCTGGGTTCCCAACGCCTATCAGAAGCTGCTACACCCcatattaaattaaatgttttgagACTATTGGGCAATACATTATTTGAGTTCTAATTCAGTTATCAATAAATGCAGCTTAAATGATTTCTAAATAAGCATGGTATTAGCACATTTACTGTTTACAATGCAAACCAGGCTATTGataatttgaaaatactttccaaaattaaatttaaaccaGCATCTCTGCTTCAATTCTACATATTTATGGTTTCCTCACAACCTTGCTGAAACAGAATTAGAACAAACCAATAATTTCATTAAAGCTGTAAAGGCTCTGTTAATGCTACTTTTCTTTGGAGAGGAAATGTATCTGGATGTGATTTTTGCTAAAATGCTATTTCAAATTACTGCATCAAATATTGCAGCAATATGTTCGTTGACAGTTTAATGATTACTGCATTAGATTGCAAAGAAAATGGTCAGATGAACTTACCTGCTTgcttggtgaatttaaaacattatttaagttacataggaaattagaaaatttattaCATCTCTCATTTGGCCCAGTTAATCACTGAAATTTTTTGGTTATGTTTAGCAGCCTTGCATGGAAAGCAGGAAAGTAGGTACTTGATCCAGTGTGGGGTTTAGTAAGCactgcatgtgtgtgcgtgtgtgtgcacgtgtgtgtgttcaTACATGTTTTTGGAAACTGATACTAAACAGTGCATTTCTTGGGAAGTGAAATGAGAGAAGCAATAGTTGagaaaacagcaattaaaaaactAATCTGGAAGTTGTGATCATTTTAGTTCCCCTTCCCAAAGAATCTCTGAACCCTTTCCCTAGTCTGCGCTTTGGAAATATTTGAATTGCAAAATAACGTTGTAAGCTTTTGGAACTACTGTGAATTAGAATTGCTCTGCTTTGCAAAAATTCCAAAGTGGCTGGTGTGAATTCTTAACACCTGTATAGTTACTCTTTGTGGTGAAATTGGTCAGTAGGAGAAATCaagcaaaaaatcaaataaaaataaggaaacccAGTTGCTGCTCTtccccctccatcccccaccttttaagaaaaaaattctttcaaaggAATTTGGGTCAGGAAAAgggttgttttcaattttctcacTGCTACAACAGTTAACCTTTAATAAGAATGACtgctaaatatttaagaaaatcaaatcgatggtgaaaattatttaatcattaaTATCTCAGTGGGGTTTTAAACTTAACAGTCTTCCCTGTATGGACAAGGTCTAGAAATAACACAAATAAAAGTATTATGCCACACTACATTTACTTTATGGGTTTAGGGTGCATGCATAAAGGGATCATATTTCCCCATATAGTTAAAACACAAGAACTGCAGCAGTAGTCATTTCTGAACATTTCTCAATTTAATTATACTTAAATCCAGAAGCACTTTAGGCAAGTTACAAATGAGAGCATTGAGTATAATAAAACCTGTAATAAAGCAACTTAGTACCATCCACCCGGAATCATTGCGATCAGGCACAATTAACAGGAGCATAAATCCAAGACAGAATGGAAAATGTTCGAATTAGTATTATTGTTGGACAAAGACTAGAGAAGGAagtaatagttttttaaatggtAATGCCTGTGTTTGGTAACGATTGCAAAATCTTCTATCTCAGCAGCCCTGGTGCTAATTTGTAAACACAGCCAGACATTATATTGCCTGTCAGTTTCTGCATTAGAAAACatgatttcattttactttctaatCACGTTTTGACTCTAGCACACACGTATATCCATCcatctgtaaaaacaaaacacaacaaaaaaaccccaccaacaaGAACCCCACACCAACAAATCTGCTGCTGGACAACAGGAAAACTACCTCAAaggttttctgctttttatcgTGTTCATACTACTGTCTGCTAACCAGTTTAGGCAGtagtccttttttttaaaaaaaaaaacaaaacaaataaactatTTTCAGTTTTGCATAAGTGAAGGTGTGTATATGCGCTTGCTCTTTATCACACTACCTACAACGGTCCCaaccctcccctgctcctcccgCCTCTGTCATTTCTATTGTGTTTCTCTGGCTTTTGCTGCCTGAACACTGGAATCGCTAAGGTCCGAAGCCGCTGAGGCGCCAAACTAAAGCTAGGTGTGTTTGTAAAGGGTGAACTGACTGTGAGAAAGATTAGGTGCTCCAAAACTTGATTTAATTTCCAAAGAAAGTTttattccccacccccacctgcttGAAACATGGATTATTTGCTAGGGGAGGAAAAATTGGCTGTGGGTGTGCAGTGAAACCTCTTGAGTTGCAAAGCCCCAAATTCCAATAAGCCAAGATGAgatgtttatatataaatgtcaCTATATGGGAGGGGGAGATTTCAATTCTacaccttcccctccccccctcTTGCACGGaatattcatttccttttgttttgattATACACTTACATCCATGTGTATCCTTTTGTTGCAGCATGTAGAAGACCCGGGTATTAACATCCCAGATCAAACTGTAATTAAGAAAGGTAAGCCATTTCCTTCTGCATTCCAAGCAAGTCCTTACAGGCAGAGTGCTATTTAAAAGAACTTGCAgagctgtatttatttttttcaaataggaTTTCCTAAAGGCTCAGAATTAGCAAATAGATAGGCATAGAACAGCAATGCTTAAATGATCGGTTTTCAGTATGTTAGTAACAGGCTAGCTTTGTTCTGATTCATGAGTTGACCATTTAATTTAGTTAATGATATCTGGACAAACACATGAAATGTGTAATAGTTGAACTGATTTGGAAGTGGTATTTCAATTTTGGAATGGCTTAATAGTGAAATCCATTGTGTGAGTGGCCATGAGTGTTAAGAAGTGTATAATGCTAAAATAGTGCAAATAACTTCATATTAATATAAGGGCAGATGATAAAAAGATGTTGCACCCCTACCAGAGGATGAAACCTTTTACATTCTTCAATTTAATTTCTCATTAGTTGTTTAAGGGTTTTGAAACTTTGTGAATTAGGTTAACAAAAATTTGGCTTTTGGTTAAAATTAGCATTTTCAAGATGTCAGGATCATTAACATAATGGATCAGAGCAGAAATTGTTGAAAAAAGTGTCAAGTGATTTGGATGGATTTGTAATTTGTATTGTTTAGTGAGCAGAAATAAAGTTTACTGGATTAAATGCTATTCACAGCAGCTTTTTTTTTGTTATGGTGGCAATGTTACATTTCAGGATTCTAGGCCCACCAGAGGACGATGCTATATAAAACTGTTCTCATTTCTAACCCCAATCACTATATTGTTAGCTAGTTTAAAGTTTCATTTTTGCATCTGTGAAGTCTTTGTCACGTCAAATTAGATGTGCAAAGGATAAATCTTAAGAGATGCTCTTTCCAAGTCGACATGATAATTGGCTCTTTTATTAGTAATCTCTCAAGAGTTCGTTTAACTCCTATTGTCTCTATTAGCCTCCCCAGAGCTATTAATGTCACAAGTGATCTATCCAAAACCTagagccccccacctccccataCGTCTAGAATATCCCCATCAAAAAGGGAGGGGTACTGTGATGAAAATGTATGCATATTATTACATATGTCtccatgtggaattttaaaatataaatgcatacaGGACTTAAATGGTTGTGAATGCATCTGAATTGTACCGGTGTTGAGAAATGTTACATGTTAGTATGCGTTCTGCTAGCCTTGGATTTTTTCTAACTACGGTGGGTCCAATAATGAAGAGCTTGTGATTTTATCTAGCAAGAATATAGCCTCCCCACTTTCCTAGTGAAGACTCTTAAGGGGAGAAGTACTGTTAATTATTTGCTCAACAAAAGGACACACTGCTAGTATTCTCTGGTAGGCCTGTTTATCCTTCGTGCTCACAGTTCAAAACAGGGCGTGGAATGGACTTCCAAAACTCAAGTCTTTCCCAAAACTAAATATAGGAAGGGGCGTATTTATCAAAAGGATGGGGCATGTGTGGTGTGGGACAACAGAACCCCCCAGTTCCCAGCTCAGTGCCTTAACTGAAATGCTCATTTACAGGCTGCCTGAGCCATCTAAACTCTCGGCTGATTTTAATTTTAGGTCTTTGAAGCAATTTCTCCCCAACATAAACCCCTCACCCCACAAAGCCTCCGAAGTACACATAGTTTGCTCTTGGTTTGCAAACCCCCTCCCCTGCACCCTAAACCCTGCTCCAGCACCTCGTCTGGGGCCCACTCTCATCGGATGCTGAGGCGAGATGGTCACAATTTCAACACCATCTCTAGACAGCATCCTGAGGCTAAAAGGAAAGAGCCCGGACACATGCACAGGCCTGGCTGGCTGGCGGGGTGAGGCGCCGAGGGGCAGAGGTCGATCCCTAGGCCGGGAACAGAGCAGGGAATAGGGCAGGAGGTGGGAAAGGGCCATAGGCTTTTCAGGGCTGGGAGACAATCGGGCTGGCGGCGCAGCGCGGGACGCCGGCCGGGGCGACGGCCGGGTCGGGCAGCACTTGGGCGGTCCCCTCCGCGCCCACACGCGGCCTCCGCGTCTGTCTCCGCAGGCCCCGTGTCCCTGTCCAAGTCCAACAGCAACACCGTCTCCGCCATCCCCATCAACAAGGACAACCTCTTCGGCGGCGTCGTGAACCCCAACGAAGTCTTCTGTTCAGTTCCGGGTCGCCTCTCGCTCCTCAGCTCCACCTCGAAGTACAAGGTCACGGTGGCGGAAGTACAGCGGCGCCTCTCACCGCCCGAGTGTCTCAACGCTTCACTGCTGGGCGGAGTGCTGCGGAGGTGAGGCCCGGCGCGGCcctgcccgccccgccccgcggcccGGGGAAACACTGCGCCTGCGCGGGGCGGCGGCGCAAACGGGCCCCGCGCCACGGCCCTCCCTTCGCGGGAAAAGAAAGGGGCGGGAAGAAGAGCCCAGAACCgggtgggtgggggctggggggggcggggcggggcgaggcGGCGCGCGCCTGCGCTCTCCACCGCCTTCCCGCGTGCTCCGGGTTCTGGCGCGCGCCCGGGCGGCCTCCGCAGCGCGCTCACCGGGCCCTCCGCCCCCTTCCCCCGCTCCCCACGCGCACGCGCAGCTCGCTCCGCCGCCGCGGGCTCAGTCCCGGCCGCTGCAGCCGCGGGGCGCCGTGCAGCCGTCTGTTTCCTCCTCGCGCACACCTTGCAAGCCCTGGAAAACTTCCTCTTAGGCTGGTCGCTTCGCCTTGCCTTCGTGTAGGGTCTTCGACCGCAACTCGCTGTCCCTTGGCTAGGGTTTTAAACGGAAAGATAGTGGCTTTCTCTTGAGTCCGAGCGCCACGCCCCCCGGTCACTGCCACTTGGTCCAGACGGTTAATGGTTCTGATGGACGGCGGCCCTGATGTGTCCCAGGCAGTGTGCAAGGCCCCTTTACGTGCATTTTGTGCAGCAGTTACTGACGAATGCATGTTACCTACGTGGCCAGGGATTCTCATCTTATccgcaaccccccccccccccccccaaggagAGGAACATTCATTTCGTAGATAAGATCTTACCAGGGTCATCGAGGTGAAGCCCCTTCCCTGCAGGCAGGTTTCTCCCTCCTGTGGGCTTCGTCCTCCTAGGGATCCACCCAACGTTGTGAGGGGTGGGTCTTGTGTTGAACTTTACTggataatattttcttcttttttaaaaaaacatcagAAAGTAGCCCCAAAACTTTATTCCTttgacatttattcatttgtgtgtcTATTTATGGGCCCATAGTTCCGCTCTGATGGTATATCCCATATAAAGCCCATAAAGCTGTTTTGGGAAGGTTTTAACATCAGCTATCctaatcttttcttcctccttagcAGTCATTTTGCTGTCCCTTTGTAGTCTTTCACTGACATAGATCTGAATCCACCCTCTGCCtgttcctcccctgcccccatccccaatATTGGAGACTGTTTACCTAGGGGAGTATAATCTAATCCACACAATTAAAGAGCACTTGAGTAGGgaataaaatctgaaattaattaatttgctgttttatttaaacaatttatCTTAACCACTTTCTGATTATGGGAGTCTATTTAGACATCTATTTAGAACGGCCTCCATTGTCTTTGAAATCAGTGAAATTTTTAAAGGCTGATATCAGCTTTTGACATTTCCAGTTAGGCTGGTGACATGGCATGTAAACAGCTGGTGAAATGAGTTTTCCATTGGGGCTAAAGCCAGAGCATGAAACACAGAGGGATGATAACTTTGGTTACTCTGAGCAAACTAACAGCAACCTTGCAAAGACAATTTAAAGACCCCCTTGGGATTTGTGTGATTGTAACAACAGGGAAAATACACAGCAATCAGTTAAATTCAAAAATACCTCAAATCATAGAGATGGGAGGTGTCTGTTTGTTTGTGGTTCTTCTTTGGAGAGTTGGCAATTCAAAACCTTCCAACCTGCCACAGCAGCTGCAATCATAACTGAGCACAGGGGTGCTTTTCTGCTTCACAAGTTCTTATGTCCTGTGGTCTGTCCATTACCATTCCTTCCTCTGTTTCCCTCCCTTAAATATCTCTGGGCCAtggttcttaatttttaaaagcacattttagGAGGTTGTCAGAGTGACTATAATGTGATGCAGAACAATCCAGTGTTTTCTAAATTCCTTTCTCGCATATGTTTGTGAAACAGGGCGAAGtctaaaaatggaggaagatctttaagagaaaaattggacaaaataGGATTAAATCTGCCAGCAGGGAGACGTAAAGCTGCCAACGTCACTCTGCTCACATCACTAGTGGAGGGTAAGCGAGACCACTTGCTAACAAGAAAGGGAACTGTCTTCTGGGAAAATGGATAATACTTAGTGGCCAGATGTTTGGTTGTATTTTGTGTCAATTGGGCAGTTTCAGTTTTTCCAGAGAATATAGCTGGAAGTGAATGGAATTCTTGCATGTCAAAAAACTATTGGCATTTACTCCtatcctcctttcctcttcccctcggCCACAAAATTACACCTCCCTGGCCCAATTCTGATCTAAACAATGTGAAAATTTAAGAACTGCATATTCTTCAAGTTCCTGTCTCCTTTATAGAGCTCAGCAGTAAATCACTTAAGCTATTCTGACATGTGCGTTTGAGAAATGCGTGACCATTACTTCCTGAATTAATTTGGGAATCTTTGACCTGCATCCTGATTTAAGACCGTCCTGAAAGCTCAGGGTTGTATGGccttttaggtttttgttttccaaacatgtGCTCCCTTATCTTTCATTTAACTGTGCTTCTCTGCTGGAGGGGAAGAAAAGTGAGCAATTTTAGACTTTGAATTGTTtggataggaaaagaaaaaagaaacaagcattgTAAAAAGTTTCTCATGTCAGTttttgacacacacacacgcacgcacgcacgcacgcacacatctACACATAGACGCTTCCAAACTCCTCAAAACAAAAGATAACCCTCTCCTCACTCCCGGATCTAGATACTGTCCCCAGAATCTGCTCACATTCCTGCCTCCTCTAGATTCCTGTTAAGTTTTTCTGATACTAAATTAGCTTAAGTTTGGGTGTGCCGGAATGAATGCGTAGCTCTCTTGCATTTTCCTTTGTGTTCTGTTGGAAAGATCTTATGCCAATAGGAAAAAAGGCATTTAAATGATCAGTCATATTTCAAAACtatcacttatatttaaagaaggcattttatcttatttacatCTTATATTTGAGGAGATGTGTTACAAAGGAATTCCAGTTCTAGCTTTGTAAATAACTAAAAAACTGTTTAAAACCATACATTTGCGGAGGAATCCCATGAACCATTTGTTAATAAGGACAAAGGTGATAATAAACTAACTTAAATACTAAGCAATTGTTCAGTGACAGAAACTCAACTACATTagcattatattaaaaataatgccagTACATAGAGAACCTGCTCTGCATACCCTAAAAGAATTATACGCAAAGACAATGGTAGTGGTGGCTTCGGGTGTAGTGTGAGCGTGTGTCTGGGTTTGGGGGTTGCGTCCTGTAGCAGGGAGGCAGTTTCTGGAGAACTGTTATTGTTTGTGATCCGCTCCATTTTATGGAAACAAGCTCTGCGCGGACGGCTTTGATGCTCTAATTGGCGCATGCGTTCTTCCGGAGCTGGAGCTAATGGCAGGAAGCCCTGCAGTAAAAACCAACTGGTTcaggaaattaaaaccaaagattCGAAAATCAACAACACAGACAGACTCGGTGGAGTGACCCTCAAATCCTCGTGGTTAATCGGTTTGGATGAACAGATAATTATATGCGATCAAGTTAAACTGTAAACCCTCCGTTGTTCCCCTGCAGAAAAGCTCAAGGAGTAATTATGAATATCATTTATGGATGTGTTGATAGGTGTGAGGTTGGAATACAagagacattttaaaagagaagttgGGAAAATGTCATCAGGTGGGGGATGGGACTGGAGGGTAGTGGACGGGGTTTACATTTTCAGGTCATCTTGGCCTTTTAGGACAAGTGGCTATTTTTCCTGGTAAATGCATCCACCAGATCCTGCAGAGAAGGGAATAAAAATGCctgaaatgagaaaacaagtaGTTTGTGTTTCCTTCAGCATCTGGGTTCAGAAAATAAGAGAGTTGGGAGGCAGTTTTGATCTCAACTCTTTGATTCTCTTTCACTTGCCTCCGTCCTCTCACCTCTTGCCAGGAGAAGCCGTCCACCTAGCCAGGGACTTTGGGTATGTGTGCGAAACCGAATTTCCTGCCAAAGCAGTAGCTGAATTTCTCAACCGACAGCATTCCGATCCCAATGAGCAAGTGACAAGAAAAAACATGCTCCTGGCTACAAAGTAAGGCATTTACCTCTTCGGGGTCTCTGTGTCTTATTGTCAAGAGAAACCAAAGTCAAAATCATTTTGGTTCTCacttttctcctctttgcttTTGTGTTAATCAGCTTTGTTGTTGTAAACATTGAAGTTACACCACAAACTTATAAACcataatgtattttaaagaaggaagtaTGGTACAAATAGGACTGTTAGTGTGTtcccatcttttctctctcttctgccccagcttctcatttaaaaaaaaaaattgatgtgtCTGGGGGTGGGGAATAGTAGGAATTTGATGGAAGCTGAGTGTGGCTTTGTGACTGTGTTGTTTCAGATAGACCAGAATCAAGTCCTTAAAGGGGTAGCAGGCTTGTCTGtatcagtttttgtctttcttgtaTCAGTTTTGGCTCCTATCAATATGGTCTCCAAGGGCAAGAATTAAGCAGTGGCCTGCAAAATGTGCAAGCCAGAAGCTGGCCTAGTTTCAACCCTAATCCCTTACCCCATTTCTtgccttcctttcccctccctccttgaaagtgccacacacacacacacacacagagcccacAAGTTTTAGCCTACAGGCGAGATGTCAAATAGGTTTCAAAATGGCCCAAGTTATATTCCCATTGGTGCCTGGGCTGAATAGGCTTCTCCAGGTGGTGtgtgaaaagaaaatgactgttttgatatgttttctcaaaattaaaaggcTTGTTTGGAAGCCCTTAATTATCAAAGTTGATGTCACAGGAGGGCATGGAACCAGAGGGCAGAGGCTGAGGCCTCAGGCGGGACAGTTTCTGGCCTGGGGACATCAGCTGGCCTTGGAGAAGTCAGCCAGCCAGtgctccccattctccctcctccctgctcccttccccgCCCCCGGGCTGCTGCTGCCTGAGGAAGGCCCCAGCTAATCCTTGCTTCCCAGACTCAGAGACAGGGCTCCCAGGGTGTAGATCACATCTGTGTTCCTCACTTTTCAAGACCCTTTCTGCAACTTcaactttttctcttctcttagttTCCTAAGTACACCCAAATTCACAATTTTCCTagagaattgttttttttttggtgtgggaAAAGAAGTGGAATGGGATattgaaatgtttatttcttctgcCCCAAAACCAATCTGA
Coding sequences:
- the TFAP2A gene encoding transcription factor AP-2-alpha isoform X3, whose translation is MSLLAKMGDWQDRHDGTSNGTARLPQLGTVGQSPYTSAPPLSHTPNADFQPPYFPPPYQPIYPQSQDPYSHVNDPYSLNPLHAQPQPQHPGWPGQRQSQESGLLHTHRGLPHQLSGLDPRRDYRRHEDLLHGPHGLGSGLGDLPIHSLPHAIEDVPHVEDPGINIPDQTVIKKGPVSLSKSNSNTVSAIPINKDNLFGGVVNPNEVFCSVPGRLSLLSSTSKYKVTVAEVQRRLSPPECLNASLLGGVLRRAKSKNGGRSLREKLDKIGLNLPAGRRKAANVTLLTSLVEGEAVHLARDFGYVCETEFPAKAVAEFLNRQHSDPNEQVTRKNMLLATKQICKEFTDLLAQDRSPLGNSRPNPILEPGIQSCLTHFNLISHGFGSPAVCAAVTALQNYLTEALKAMDKMYLSNNPNSHTDNSAKSSDKEEKHRK
- the TFAP2A gene encoding transcription factor AP-2-alpha isoform X2, producing MKMLWKLTDNIKYEDCEDRHDGTSNGTARLPQLGTVGQSPYTSAPPLSHTPNADFQPPYFPPPYQPIYPQSQDPYSHVNDPYSLNPLHAQPQPQHPGWPGQRQSQESGLLHTHRGLPHQLSGLDPRRDYRRHEDLLHGPHGLGSGLGDLPIHSLPHAIEDVPHVEDPGINIPDQTVIKKGPVSLSKSNSNTVSAIPINKDNLFGGVVNPNEVFCSVPGRLSLLSSTSKYKVTVAEVQRRLSPPECLNASLLGGVLRRAKSKNGGRSLREKLDKIGLNLPAGRRKAANVTLLTSLVEGEAVHLARDFGYVCETEFPAKAVAEFLNRQHSDPNEQVTRKNMLLATKQICKEFTDLLAQDRSPLGNSRPNPILEPGIQSCLTHFNLISHGFGSPAVCAAVTALQNYLTEALKAMDKMYLSNNPNSHTDNSAKSSDKEEKHRK
- the TFAP2A gene encoding transcription factor AP-2-alpha isoform X4; protein product: MLVHSFSAMDRHDGTSNGTARLPQLGTVGQSPYTSAPPLSHTPNADFQPPYFPPPYQPIYPQSQDPYSHVNDPYSLNPLHAQPQPQHPGWPGQRQSQESGLLHTHRGLPHQLSGLDPRRDYRRHEDLLHGPHGLGSGLGDLPIHSLPHAIEDVPHVEDPGINIPDQTVIKKGPVSLSKSNSNTVSAIPINKDNLFGGVVNPNEVFCSVPGRLSLLSSTSKYKVTVAEVQRRLSPPECLNASLLGGVLRRAKSKNGGRSLREKLDKIGLNLPAGRRKAANVTLLTSLVEGEAVHLARDFGYVCETEFPAKAVAEFLNRQHSDPNEQVTRKNMLLATKQICKEFTDLLAQDRSPLGNSRPNPILEPGIQSCLTHFNLISHGFGSPAVCAAVTALQNYLTEALKAMDKMYLSNNPNSHTDNSAKSSDKEEKHRK
- the TFAP2A gene encoding transcription factor AP-2-alpha isoform X1; the protein is MEERRGGGQPNPESQARLRSGGARGRRGPGSTHRAESPMNARTRSPAAPARDARPPRYPEDRHDGTSNGTARLPQLGTVGQSPYTSAPPLSHTPNADFQPPYFPPPYQPIYPQSQDPYSHVNDPYSLNPLHAQPQPQHPGWPGQRQSQESGLLHTHRGLPHQLSGLDPRRDYRRHEDLLHGPHGLGSGLGDLPIHSLPHAIEDVPHVEDPGINIPDQTVIKKGPVSLSKSNSNTVSAIPINKDNLFGGVVNPNEVFCSVPGRLSLLSSTSKYKVTVAEVQRRLSPPECLNASLLGGVLRRAKSKNGGRSLREKLDKIGLNLPAGRRKAANVTLLTSLVEGEAVHLARDFGYVCETEFPAKAVAEFLNRQHSDPNEQVTRKNMLLATKQICKEFTDLLAQDRSPLGNSRPNPILEPGIQSCLTHFNLISHGFGSPAVCAAVTALQNYLTEALKAMDKMYLSNNPNSHTDNSAKSSDKEEKHRK
- the TFAP2A gene encoding transcription factor AP-2-alpha isoform X5, producing the protein MPGGDQSPGAPSRDVLTCQNGGLAGPSRRHQQRDGTVAPAGHCSLNPLHAQPQPQHPGWPGQRQSQESGLLHTHRGLPHQLSGLDPRRDYRRHEDLLHGPHGLGSGLGDLPIHSLPHAIEDVPHVEDPGINIPDQTVIKKGPVSLSKSNSNTVSAIPINKDNLFGGVVNPNEVFCSVPGRLSLLSSTSKYKVTVAEVQRRLSPPECLNASLLGGVLRRAKSKNGGRSLREKLDKIGLNLPAGRRKAANVTLLTSLVEGEAVHLARDFGYVCETEFPAKAVAEFLNRQHSDPNEQVTRKNMLLATKQICKEFTDLLAQDRSPLGNSRPNPILEPGIQSCLTHFNLISHGFGSPAVCAAVTALQNYLTEALKAMDKMYLSNNPNSHTDNSAKSSDKEEKHRK